TAAAAGTAGGCATGAAACCCGGTGCGGTGGCGAGTTCAATATAACGGGAGCGGCGGGCGATTTGCTTCGCCTTCTCACGCTTGCGTGTCGAAATCAGGGTGAGCTTGGCCCCCATCCCGGCGGCGTTTCCGACCTGGGTGATGCAATCTCTGGGCAACGGCGGTAACATCCCGACCGTTATCGCGCTTTCGACATTAAGGTACGTGCCGAATGAGCCGGCAATAATCACCCGGTCAATATCATTATCCGTCAAACCACCTGCTTCCAGCAATATCTGGATGCCGCTTCGGATGGCCGCTCTGGAAAGCTGGAGTTCCCGGACGTCCCCCTGCGTAATCGAAATGTGCCGTTCGTGATCACAGATGATGAATTCACGTTGCCCGCTTCCAGCATGTATGCCAAGCTCTTTTGACATCCGTCCGCCCTTGTCCAGCAGACCGGCGCGATACAGGGCAGCCAGGCCGTCCAGGACGCCCGAGCCGCAGATACCGCAGGGCGGCACGTTGTCAATGGTCTGATATTCGACCCGACCGTTTTCGATGCGCATCCGTTCTATGCCGCCGGCGGCGGCTCTCATGCCGCAGCTCAGATGCCCCCCCTCAAAGGCCGGGCCGGAGGCGCAGGAGGCGCTCGTTATTTCGCCTCTGTGGATGAGGGAAATTTCGGTATTGGTGCCGATATCGATGAGAACCGCCGTATCCGTTATTGCCGGGGCGTCCACGGCCAGGAGGGCGGCAGTATGGTCGGCGCCGATAAATCCGGCGATGTTGGCCGGAATATGCACGTACGCGCCGGGGGCGAGCCGGAGATTCAGGTCGCGCATCTTGATGTCCAAGGCATCGCTGATCGTGGCAATATAGGGAGCCGTTGCGAGCTGCCCCACGGGCAGGCCCAGCAGCAGGTGATGCATGGCCGTATTCCCGACGATAACGGCATCCACAATATCGCTGTTTTTAACGTTGACACTCTGGCAGAGATCGTCAGTCAGTGCGTTGACACTGTTCACGGCAAGTGACTGAAGCCTTTCTGCTTCTGCCACGGAACCAACTGCCCGCGCCATGCGGCT
This DNA window, taken from Deltaproteobacteria bacterium, encodes the following:
- a CDS encoding ASKHA domain-containing protein, with amino-acid sequence MKILIPMKQLVIEFKPLGQCGTVEGGKSLLDTARLLGVGMSGICDGRGICHSCRVQIIAGSASPVTPTEVKLFSAKEMAEGWRLACQAFPESDCTIYLPPESLTAPLRSQVEETEIAVALNPAVRHYPVKLALHTLSDLAADGERLCGTLNREYGLHCDTIDLRVLQGISQLLREFNWECRAFVRNSEVIHIAPSGTRSLGLAIDLGTTKIAGYLVDLATGVTLARKIVMNPQISYGGDIISRMARAVGSVAEAERLQSLAVNSVNALTDDLCQSVNVKNSDIVDAVIVGNTAMHHLLLGLPVGQLATAPYIATISDALDIKMRDLNLRLAPGAYVHIPANIAGFIGADHTAALLAVDAPAITDTAVLIDIGTNTEISLIHRGEITSASCASGPAFEGGHLSCGMRAAAGGIERMRIENGRVEYQTIDNVPPCGICGSGVLDGLAALYRAGLLDKGGRMSKELGIHAGSGQREFIICDHERHISITQGDVRELQLSRAAIRSGIQILLEAGGLTDNDIDRVIIAGSFGTYLNVESAITVGMLPPLPRDCITQVGNAAGMGAKLTLISTRKREKAKQIARRSRYIELATAPGFMPTFTQACFLGRYHLKNGKREKIS